The Chryseobacterium sp. JV274 sequence AAAGCAATTCCTAAACACAACGGAAGTGCTACTAAAAATACCACGAGTCCTGAAGGAAAATTCTCCTTGATTCCTCCTATTAATGATGTCTTTTTCATAATGTGAAGCTGTAAAGTATAACCGGCTTATTTTTTTTTAAATAAGTCAATTACAAAAAGTTGAGAAAAAATAATTTTTAAAGTACATGTGTATCCGATATCAAAAAATGATATGGAAATAGTATCAAAAAAATCTAACTATAAGAGTTACGCTTCCGGAGGGGGAGAAAATATAGTAAGTAAAGGTGAAAGATGAAAAGAATCATCTATCAGTACAAAAGAAACGCCCTGAAAATCAGGTTCGGAAAACTTCAGATAGTCGAAAACGTCCAAAGGTTTCGGAATGGTCTTTTCATAAACAATAAATGAGGACGGATGAGAATGTGGTTCTTCTTCGTTGATTATTATATTCGTTCTTGCAATATCCCAGCCCGCTACCGCAGCAATGCCTGGCAGCGCCGTAAAATTCAGAAAAAACGTTAATACAATAATACTCCAGAATTTCATTTTACATTCTTTTTAGAAAAACTACTTAGTCTTTCTGCTCATTACCCAATCTGAACTTGTAAGATTGTAGATCTTTTGGATGTCTTTTAAGGTTTTCTCAAAATCAATCTCCAGATCAATGATCTTACCTGTTCTAAGGTCAAATACCCAGCCGTGTACAATAGGTTGTTCCTCTAAAATATACCTTTCCTGTACGCAGGCCATTTTGATCACGTTGATGCACTGCTCCTGAACATTAAGTTCTACGAGTCTGTCATAACGCTTGTTTTCGTCTTCAATAGAATCCAGCTCTACCTGATGTAATCTGTAAACATCACGGATGTTTCTCAGCCAGGGATTCAATAATCCCAGATCCTGAGGAGTCATCGCGGCTTTTACACCACCACAGTTGTAATGTCCGCACACAATAATGTGTTTCACTTTCAGATGTTCTACAGCATATTGAATAACGGCTGTAGAACTCATATCTAAAGTATTGACTACATTAGCAATGTTTCTGTGAACAAATACTTCGCCCGGCTTTGCTCCCATCAATTCTTCTGCGGTGGCTCTGCTGTCTGAACATCCGATATAAAGAAATTCAGGATGCTGAGTTTTTGCAAGTTCCTTAAAGAAATTTGGGTCTTCAGCTACTTTGGATTCTACCCATTTTTTGTTGTTTTCGAAAATAACCTCGTACGATTGTGACATAATTTTAAATTTTTAAAAGTTTATAATTATTTATTTCGTTTAAATTATTTCCAAAATCAATAGACTAAATCAATAATTATGCAAAAATATACTTTTTGTTAAAAAGTAAATCACTTTTAACAAAGTTTAATATTAAAATATGCTTAAAATCATGTCTAATATTCCGATATACTTTGCTTTACAGCCATCAGGCTCTATAGGGTAATCCAAACGTTTAAAACCAGGATAAAATTACGAAGTATAAATTAAAAATTGAGATTTGTGAATTAAAATATTCTTAATTTATTTGTCTCATCACATGTTGCTTCACAAGAGTTCATTAAAAAGCTGTCATATGTGTCAAAAAATGAATAATTTAACACCTTGATTAATCTATCCATTTGATGTCTGATCTTGGTCTGCAATCTTTATCACCACTATTTTATTGGGCAGGAATTTTTATTGCCTTTTTTTCATCTTTTCTGATCTTGGGAAAATCCAAGAAGGTGACCGCAGATTATGTGTTGGCAATATGGTTTATGATCATAGGAATTCATCTTATTTTCTTTGTTTTATTTCATGCAGAAGGATATTTGCGTTTCCCTTCTCTCATTGGTTTCGAGATTCCCTTTCCTTTTATGCATGGGCCAATGCTGTATTTGTACATTTTGTATGTCACCAGCCAAAATTCAGGCAAAAAGATCTGGCTGCTGCATTGGATTCCGGTTTTAATGATCTATATCTCTTTGTTTCAGTTTTTGCTGCTCCCTCCGCAAGAGAGAGTAGAGGTATATCAGAATAAAGGAAAAGGGTATGAAACATTGAGCCAGGTGATTAAATTTCTTATGATTCTCTCGGGAATTCTGTATGTAGGATTAAGTTTTCTTGCAGTAAGAAAATATAAGAAAGCAATTTCCAATCAATATTCAAATACTGAGAAAATCAATCTGAACTGGGCATATTATCTGATTACCGGTATTGCGCTGATTTGGATTGCCGTTATGATCAGGAATAATATTCTTATTTTTTCAATGGTTGTTTTGTTTATTATGGTTGCTGCTTATTTCGGGATCAGCCGGGTGGGCATTCTGGATTATTCAGTGGTAAAAACTGAAGGCGATACGGAAAATAGTACAGTTGAAAACAGTCCTGAAGTTCCAAAATATGAGAAAACCTTTGCCGGAAAAGAAGCAATACAGGATATCTATAATAAGCTGGTGATTCAGATGGAGAAGGAAAAATTGTATACAGATCCTGAATTGAACCTGAACTATGTTGCAAAACTTTTGGATGTTCATCCGAATACACTTTCCCAAACCATTAATTTTGTTGAAAACAGAAACTTTTATGACTATATCAACCGTCAGCGGATTGAAGAATTTAAGAGAATAGCAGTGTTACCTGAAAATGGAAAGTTTACGATTCTTTCACTGGCATTTGAGAGTGGATTTAATTCAAAAACCTCTTTTAACCGGAATTTTAAGAAATATATGAACTGCTCACCAAGAGAGTTTCTAAAAAGCCAGAGTATTACTATGGAATAACTTATTTATTAATTTGTTTTAGTATAAGTTATTCTTTTTGAGTTGTTTAAATGTTTGTTCCACCTTTCATTTTGGAACAGATGAAGCGTTTATAATCCTCATTTTTACAAAAAAATTGAATCAGACTTTTATGAAAAAATTACTATTTGTAATCATGTGTGTGCTGGCATTGCTTATTGGCGCTTATCCTCTTATGTATGCTTTTGTGGAGCAGAAACATACTTTTTTAGGTTCCAAATCTCCTGAAGTGCTTCATAATATCATTTGGAAAACAGCATTTTTTGCCCATATTATTTTCGGAGGGCTGGCGCTTTTTATGGGTTGGCGTCAGTTTGGCAGCTCATTCAGGAATAAATATATCAAGATTCATAGGAAACTTGGAAGTATCTATGTCATTGCAGTGGTCATAAGTTCTGTTTCAGCTGTTTATATGGGCTTTTATGCCAATGGGGGACTGATCTCCGCAATAGGATTTATCAGCTTAGGATGTGTCTGGCTGATG is a genomic window containing:
- a CDS encoding carbonic anhydrase, which encodes MSQSYEVIFENNKKWVESKVAEDPNFFKELAKTQHPEFLYIGCSDSRATAEELMGAKPGEVFVHRNIANVVNTLDMSSTAVIQYAVEHLKVKHIIVCGHYNCGGVKAAMTPQDLGLLNPWLRNIRDVYRLHQVELDSIEDENKRYDRLVELNVQEQCINVIKMACVQERYILEEQPIVHGWVFDLRTGKIIDLEIDFEKTLKDIQKIYNLTSSDWVMSRKTK
- a CDS encoding helix-turn-helix domain-containing protein, producing the protein MSDLGLQSLSPLFYWAGIFIAFFSSFLILGKSKKVTADYVLAIWFMIIGIHLIFFVLFHAEGYLRFPSLIGFEIPFPFMHGPMLYLYILYVTSQNSGKKIWLLHWIPVLMIYISLFQFLLLPPQERVEVYQNKGKGYETLSQVIKFLMILSGILYVGLSFLAVRKYKKAISNQYSNTEKINLNWAYYLITGIALIWIAVMIRNNILIFSMVVLFIMVAAYFGISRVGILDYSVVKTEGDTENSTVENSPEVPKYEKTFAGKEAIQDIYNKLVIQMEKEKLYTDPELNLNYVAKLLDVHPNTLSQTINFVENRNFYDYINRQRIEEFKRIAVLPENGKFTILSLAFESGFNSKTSFNRNFKKYMNCSPREFLKSQSITME
- a CDS encoding DUF2306 domain-containing protein, with translation MKKLLFVIMCVLALLIGAYPLMYAFVEQKHTFLGSKSPEVLHNIIWKTAFFAHIIFGGLALFMGWRQFGSSFRNKYIKIHRKLGSIYVIAVVISSVSAVYMGFYANGGLISAIGFISLGCVWLMTTLMAVGQIRKGNVVMHQQFMIYSYACTFAAVTLRLWYPLLTNITGDPENSYTAVAWLCWVPNLLTAYFINKRIAVI